A region from the Acyrthosiphon pisum isolate AL4f chromosome A1, pea_aphid_22Mar2018_4r6ur, whole genome shotgun sequence genome encodes:
- the LOC100158904 gene encoding probable 28S ribosomal protein S6, mitochondrial encodes MPSYELCLLFKVLPRPEITQCLKRTASKIFESGGFIRRIDNLGTADTPWKISSHDAIHKQASYFIVEFDVPSSAVDPFNNYLSRDIDIIKRTIFKVPENIPQPACTLHEELKPPAYRSEVKEMIAIGKRKREKEARKKVQFNTGLDYMPFQR; translated from the exons ATGCCCAGTTATGAGTTATGTTTGCTGTTCAAAGTCTTGCCgagg cCTGAAATAACACAATGTCTAAAACGAACAGCCAGTAAAATCTTTGAATCCGGTGGTTTTATACGGCGTATTGACAACCTAGGAACAGCAGATACTCCTTGGAAGATAAGTTCACATGATGCAATACACAAACAAGCTAGCTATTTTATTGTTGAGTTTGATGTACCTAGTTCAGCTGTGGATccattcaataactatttatcaAGAGACATTGACATAATCAAACGTACAATATTCAAAGTTCCCGAAAATATACCTCAACCAGCTTGCACACTCCATGAAGAGCTAAAACCACCAGCATACag gtcTGAGGTTAAAGAGATGATTGCAATTGGCAAGCGTAAACGTGAAAAAGAAGCAAGGAAAAAAGTACAATTCAACACTGGTTTAGATTACATGCCGTTCCAAAGATAG
- the LOC100165774 gene encoding disks large 1 tumor suppressor protein, producing MKELNRSASTKKKPINSSNGMIRKVSSLFSLDAQMNGNAKPEWIADEIVLERGDSGLGFSIAGGTDNPQTDDDTSIFITKIIPGGTAYRDGRLCVNDIITKVNDTPVVGVPHSTAVDALKRAGHTVTLCVKRKKNILPLGPNVLEIELSKGTKGLGFSIAGGIGNQHIPGDNGIFVTKIMDGGAAQVDGRILVGDKLVGVKNTLLGDRNLENVTHEEAVWTLKNTREKVILVIGKTEPITYTDSAPSPIIIDTIPNSYSTDTLNTVKSYESLPNNDVRTVVLHKGSGGLGFNIVGGEDGEGIFISFILAGGPADQTGQLKRGDTILKVNEVSLDNATHEEAADALKNAGQTVLLTVQHRPKDYNRFEAKIHELKSQLAASTGTLIRTTQKKTLYVRTLFDYDPSSDDGLPSIGLPFKYGAILHVTNASDDEWWQARKVLATGREEGIGIIPSKRRWERKQKARDRSVKFRGNESKSLDRLSTLERKKKSMTFSRRFPWVRRGKDGKYENGLDDMVLQRQSRENICEKVEETPSYEAVVRLQISYTRPVIILGPLKDKINDDLISEYPERFSSCVPHTTREIRPDEVDGRDYHFVKSREQMDLDIQNHLFIEAGQFNGNLYGTSVSSVRHVAESGKHCILDVSGNAIKRLQVAGLHSIAIFFKPKSVEALMEMCKRMSEAEARKHVERAAKIEQEFGDQFTGIVQGDTYEEVYDNLKAMIERNSGRHIWVSSKEKL from the exons ATGAAAGAACTTAACCGGTCAGCGTCCACCAAAAAGAAACCGATCAACAGTTCGAATGGTATGATCAGAAAGGTGTCGTCGCTGTTCAGCCTGGACGCTCAGATGAACGGCAACGCCAAGCCCGAATGGATCGCCGATGAGATCGTCTTGGAAAGAGGTGACTCGGGACTGGGCTTCAGCATAGCAG GCGGTACAGACAATCCACAGACCGATGACGATACGTCTATATTCATTACGAAAATAATTCCTGGCGGAACAGCCTACCGAGACGGTCGGTTATGTGTCAACGATATCATCACCAAAGTCAATGATACACCTGTTGTTGGCGTGCCTCATTCGACTGCAGTGGATGCACTCAAACGAGCAGGACACACAGTGACATTATGTGTAAAACGCAAGAAAAACATATTGCCTCTGGGGCCAAATGTCTTAGAAATAGAACTCAGCAAAGGCACCAAG GGACTGGGATTCAGTATTGCTGGTGGGATTGGCAATCAACATATACCTGGTGATAACGGGATTTTTGTTACTAAAATAATGGATGGAGGCGCTGCCCAAGTAGATGGTAGAATATTGGTTGGTGATAAACTAGTTGGAGTAAAGAACACTCTTCTTGGCGATCGTAATTTAGAAAATGTAACACATGAAGAAGCTGTATGGACATTAAAAAATACCCGTGAAAAAGTGATATTGGTCATTGGTAAAACTGAACCAATCACATACACAGATTCTGCGCCATCGCCGATCATTATTGATACCATTCCAAATTCATATTCTACAGACACATTAAATACTGTAAAAAGTTATGAAAGCTTACCAAACAATGATGTAAGGACAGTAGTGTTACATAAAGGTTCAGGGGGATTAGGATTTAACATTGTTGGTGGTGAAGACGGAGaaggtatatttatatcattcatTCTTGCTGGTGGTCCAGCCGATCAAACTGGGCAATTAAAAAGAGGAGACACTATCCTAAAAGTAAATGAAGTTAGTTTGGATAATGCAACACATGAAGAAGCAGCTGATGCTCTCAAAAATGCTGGACAAACTGTTTTATTAACAGTTCAACATCGACCTAaagattataatag gTTTGAAGCTAAAATTCACGAATTAAAATCTCAACTTGCTGCTTCTACTGGCACATTGATCCGCACTACTcagaaaaaaacattgtatgtCCGTACCCTATTTGATTATGATCCATCTAGTGATGATGGCCTACCTAGTATTGGACTACCATTCAAATATGGTGCAATTCTTCATGTGACTAATGCAAGTGATGACGAATGGTGGCAGGCGCGAAAAGTCTTAGCTACTGGCCGAGAAGAAGGTATTGGCATTATACCATCCAAACGTCGATGGGAGCGTAAACAAAAAGCCCGTGATAGATCTGTAAAGTTTCGAGGAAACGAAAGCAAAAGTTTAGATAGATTATCAACATtagaaaggaaaaaaaaatcgatgactTTTAGTAGAAGATTCCCATGGGTGCGAAGAGGTAAAGATGGTAAATATGAAAATGGCCTTGACGATATGGTATTGCAGAGGCAATCTAGAGAAAATATATGTGAAAAGGTTGAAGAAACTCCTTCTTATGAAGCAGTG gttcGGCTTCAAATTTCCTATACACGACCTGTCATTATACTTGGTCCATTAAAGGATAAAATTAATGATGACCTAATTTCAGAATATCCAGAACGTTTTAGTTCCTGTGTTCCCCACACAACACGAGAAATAAGACCAGATGAAGTTGATGGTCGTGATTATCATTTTGTAAAATCTCGTGAACAAATGGATCTTGACATCCAAAATCATTTATTCATTGAAGCTGGACAATTCAATGGCAACCTATACGGTACATCTGTTTCATCTGTTCGTCATGTTGCCGAATCTGGTAAACATTGTATACTCGATGTAAGTGGTAATGCCATTAAAAGACTTCAAGTTGCTGGATTGCATTCTATAGCAATATTCTTTAAGCCAAAGAGTGTAGAAGCATTAATGGAAATGTGCAAGCGTATGAGCGAAGCAGAAGCAAGAAAACATGTAGAACGAGCTGCTAAAATAGAACAAGAATTTGGTGATCAATTTACAGGGATAGTCCAAGGTGACACATATGAAGaagtatatgataatttaaaagcaaTGATTGAAAGAAATTCCGGTAGACACATTTGGGTATCTTCTAAAGAGAAATTATAA